The following coding sequences lie in one Musa acuminata AAA Group cultivar baxijiao chromosome BXJ3-1, Cavendish_Baxijiao_AAA, whole genome shotgun sequence genomic window:
- the LOC103973249 gene encoding DNA repair RAD52-like protein 2, chloroplastic, which produces MEATGAAIFRTRSAIPAAAGRDARVPFAAARRPRRASVLPVVAALENGASASDSVSKKSVSGGGGGRVPNSNYVVPFDLTPSFCRPLKEILRDLNKKVPDNIINADDNSIPWYHANRMLSFYAPGWCGEVRDVIFSDNGNVTVVYRVTIRGLDGEAHRESTGTVSSSDGQFEDPIAAAEEVAFCKACARFGFGLHLYHENEAV; this is translated from the exons ATGGAAGCCACGGGAGCCGCCATCTTCCGTACCCGATCGGCCATCCCCGCTGCCGCCGGCAGGGACGCGAGGGTCCCCTTCGCGGCCGCCAGGCGTCCGCGGAGGGCGTCGGTTTTACCGGTTGTGGCGGCCCTGGAGAACGGCGCCAGTGCGTCGGACAGCGTCTCCAAGAAGAGCgtaagcggcggcggcggaggcaggGTGCCCAACTCCAACTACGTGGTGCCGTTCGATCTGACCCCCTCCTTCTGTCGCCCCCTCAAGGAGATCCTCCGGGATCTCAACAAGAAAGTGCCCGACAACATCATCAACGCCGACGACAACTCCATCCCTTG GTATCATGCTAATAGAATGCTGAGCTTCTATGCCCCAG GCTGGTGTGGAGAAGTACGCGATGTTATATTCTCGGACAACGGGAATGTGACAGTGGTATACCGTGTTACAATACGAGGATTGGATGGAGAG GCACAccgggagtctaccggaacaGTGTCTTCAAGCGATGGGCAGTTTGAGGACCCGATTGCGGCAGCTGAAGAAGTAGCCTTCTGCAAAGCCTGTGCTCGGTTCGGTTTTGGCTTGCATCTTTACCACGAGAATGAGGCAGTGTAG
- the LOC135628786 gene encoding pentatricopeptide repeat-containing protein At5g15010, mitochondrial-like encodes MWRRILLRLPKLPPISALPHRFLQPHVLLPPSSLPLPKFSSSVSSQSTPILCQDDMDDCVLRDDHDGLLGAAPATEKLDGKLIQDVEQVIGCLRDFGADNAAARLRLEHCGVQASPELVAAVLSRLRNDWGAAFTFFLWAGAQPGYAPSVREYHSMISILGKMRRFDTAWSLVHEMRRSGGGSGPSLVTPQTILILIRRYCAVHDVGRAITAFYSLKRYGFSPGIDDFHGLLSALTRYKNVEDAEYLLLCNEKEFPFETKSFNIVLNGWCNIMVRIGEAKRFWKNMAKRGIQKDVVSYGSMISCYSKAGNLNDVLKLFNQMNDMGIQADRKVYNAVIYALAKGKCVEDAKRLVATMEDKGVAPNAVTFNSLIRPLCKVRRVDDARKLFDEMLHRGLSPCVRTYHAFFDAAKNVEDAFELLRRMKETGCVPAIETYIMLIRKLARWRQHESVFRLWNEMPENGLTPDRSAYIVLIHGLFLNGKLEEASAYYEEMKAKGFLPEPKTEEMIQAWLSGKDFASPLTTVELESKQRALRSSGKKHKRVSRREYFKQPETRKITRERGFSLYDS; translated from the coding sequence ATGTGGAGAAGAATTCTGTTGAGATTGCCGAAGCTCCCTCCCATCTCCGCTCTGCCCCATCGATTCCTCCAACCACACGTCCTCCTTCCCCCATCGTCTCTACCCCTTCCCAAATTCTCCTCCTCCGTCTCTTCCCAAAGCACTCCCATTCTTTGTCAAGATGACATGGACGATTGCGTTCTACGAGATGACCACGACGGCTTGCTTGGAGCGGCACCGGCGACCGAGAAGTTGGACGGCAAACTGATCCAAGACGTCGAGCAGGTCATCGGCTGCCTCCGCGATTTCGGTGCCGACAACGCGGCCGCCAGACTGAGGCTGGAGCACTGCGGCGTGCAAGCCTCGCCGGAGTTGGTGGCCGCTGTCCTCTCCCGCCTCCGTAACGACTGGGGCGCCGCCTTCACCTTCTTCCTGTGGGCCGGGGCACAGCCGGGGTACGCCCCTTCCGTCCGCGAGTACCACTCCATGATCTCCATCCTCGGGAAGATGCGGCGGTTCGACACCGCCTGGTCCCTCGTCCACGAGATGAGGCGGAGCGGCGGCGGGAGCGGCCCGTCCCTCGTCACGCCTCAAACGATCTTGATCCTGATCAGGAGGTATTGCGCCGTCCACGACGTCGGGCGGGCGATCACCGCCTTCTACTCGCTAAAACGGTACGGGTTTTCACCGGGGATCGACGACTTCCACGGCCTTCTCAGCGCCCTCACCCGGTACAAGAACGTGGAGGACGCCGAGTACCTGCTTCTGTGCAACGAGAAGGAGTTCCCGTTTGAGACGAAGAGCTTCAACATCGTTCTCAATGGGTGGTGCAACATCATGGTCCGAATTGGGGAGGCCAAGAGATTCTGGAAGAACATGGCGAAAAGAGGAATCCAGAAGGACGTCGTGTCCTACGGGAGTATGATCTCCTGCTACTCCAAAGCAGGTAATCTTAATGACGTTCTGAAGCTCTTCAATCAGATGAACGACATGGGCATCCAGGCAGATAGGAAGGTCTACAATGCGGTCATTTATGCTCTGGCTAAAGGAAAGTGCGTGGAGGATGCCAAGCGTCTTGTGGCAACGATGGAGGATAAGGGTGTCGCTCCTAATGCGGTCACCTTCAATTCGCTGATAAGGCCACTTTGCAAGGTTCGGCGGGTTGACGATGCACGGAAGCTATTTGATGAAATGCTGCACAGAGGGCTGTCACCTTGTGTAAGGACCTACCATGCCTTCTTTGATGCGGCAAAGAATGTGGAAGATGCGTTTGAGCTGTTGCGTAGAATGAAGGAAACAGGATGCGTCCCGGCAAtcgaaacatacatcatgttgatTAGGAAATTGGCTAGATGGAGGCAGCACGAGAGCGTCTTTAGGCTGTGGAATGAGATGCCAGAGAATGGGTTGACTCCCGATAGAAGTGCCTATATCGTCTTGATACACGGCCTGTTTTTGAATGGCAAGTTGGAGGAGGCTTCCGCATATTACGAGGAAATGAAGGCAAAAGGTTTTCTTCCCGAGCCGAAGACTGAGGAGATGATCCAAGCATGGCTTTCTGGTAAGGATTTCGCGAGTCCATTGACAACGGTAGAGTTGGAAAGCAAGCAAAGAGCTCTTAGGAGCTCAGGGAAGAAGCACAAACGTGTGTCTAGAAGAGAATACTTCAAACAGCCTGAAACGAGAAAAATTACCAGAGAGAGAGGTTTCTCTCTGTACGATAGCTGA